In Opitutaceae bacterium TAV5, one genomic interval encodes:
- a CDS encoding hypothetical protein (phage-associated protein): MKIMTPRRPACFLTTRGFTLIELLTVIAIIGILAAIIIPTVSKVRESARSAQCISNLRQINTAINLHVNDNRDSLPGPLWLTQEYKYNQYTRGQLSRILSSYIPAIDKGGGNFTSEFFRCPAWAATGATGNGSLVVNIGAWGIKPFGQATNPESASLPVKKFSSIAGQPLSRTWMLTDQDDPVMADLGQSANPARPQKTVHGSSRNILFYDGHVQKVSDKTKLSTLSP; the protein is encoded by the coding sequence ATGAAAATCATGACACCCCGCCGTCCAGCCTGCTTCCTTACTACCCGCGGTTTCACCCTCATCGAGCTGCTCACTGTCATCGCCATCATCGGCATCCTTGCCGCCATCATCATTCCCACCGTGAGCAAAGTCCGCGAATCCGCCCGCTCCGCGCAATGCATCTCCAACCTCCGGCAGATCAATACCGCGATCAATCTCCACGTGAACGACAACCGCGACTCCCTTCCCGGCCCTCTCTGGTTGACTCAGGAATACAAATACAACCAGTACACCCGGGGACAACTTTCCAGAATCCTGAGTTCGTATATCCCGGCGATTGACAAGGGGGGCGGCAACTTCACCAGCGAATTTTTCCGCTGCCCGGCCTGGGCCGCCACCGGTGCGACTGGCAACGGTTCCCTGGTGGTAAACATTGGTGCCTGGGGCATCAAGCCCTTCGGCCAGGCAACAAATCCGGAAAGCGCTTCGCTGCCGGTGAAAAAATTCTCGTCGATTGCCGGCCAACCTCTCTCCCGCACGTGGATGCTCACCGATCAGGACGACCCCGTGATGGCCGATCTGGGTCAATCTGCCAATCCCGCACGTCCGCAAAAAACCGTCCACGGCTCCTCGCGCAACATCCTGTTTTACGACGGCCACGTGCAGAAAGTTTCAGACAAAACGAAACTCTCCACCCTGTCTCCGTGA
- a CDS encoding LacI family transcriptional regulator yields the protein MEPRRVTVRDIARESGFHYTTVARALRRHSSIPAATCDRICRIAEKMGYAPDPMVAALNAYRVRIGTPKYRGNIVWLTNAATRDGWNTCKTFDLYRRGAEKRANELGYALEDFWLREPGMTERRAGEILVARNVRGLLLAPQPRPRVRIDIGWPRFAAVAFGYTLAWPLLHTITNNTYYSMQMAIRHARRLGYRRPGLVISPVSDERVNHSWGAAFLERQQHWPAEERLPVCRYDEPGPGILSWIKRYKPDVIICHEPRVLSLLEKEGCRIPDDFGFLTQSLCDFPEHVAAVDENATECGRAAVDFLVGMIHRGERGVPRFPQRLLTEGFWKPGKTLPRKRAAAGR from the coding sequence ATGGAACCGAGACGCGTCACTGTGCGGGACATCGCCCGGGAATCGGGTTTTCACTACACGACGGTGGCCCGGGCATTGCGCCGCCATTCCAGCATCCCGGCCGCGACCTGCGACCGCATCTGCCGGATCGCGGAAAAAATGGGCTACGCGCCCGATCCCATGGTGGCCGCCCTCAACGCCTACCGCGTGCGCATCGGCACACCGAAATACCGCGGCAACATCGTCTGGCTGACCAACGCGGCCACGCGCGACGGCTGGAATACCTGCAAGACCTTCGACCTCTACCGGCGCGGGGCCGAAAAGCGCGCGAACGAACTCGGCTACGCACTCGAGGATTTCTGGCTGCGCGAACCCGGCATGACGGAAAGGCGGGCCGGCGAGATTCTCGTGGCACGCAACGTCCGCGGCCTCCTCCTCGCGCCCCAGCCCAGGCCCCGTGTGCGCATCGACATCGGATGGCCCCGTTTCGCCGCCGTGGCGTTCGGCTACACGCTGGCCTGGCCGCTCCTGCATACGATCACCAACAACACGTATTACTCCATGCAGATGGCGATCCGCCATGCGCGCCGGCTGGGCTACCGGCGTCCCGGCCTGGTCATCTCCCCGGTCTCCGATGAGCGGGTCAATCATTCGTGGGGGGCCGCATTTCTCGAACGCCAGCAACACTGGCCCGCGGAGGAACGGCTGCCGGTTTGCCGATACGACGAGCCGGGACCGGGCATCCTGTCGTGGATAAAACGATACAAGCCCGACGTGATCATCTGCCATGAGCCGCGGGTCCTTTCACTGCTGGAAAAGGAGGGTTGCCGGATTCCTGACGATTTCGGGTTTCTCACCCAGTCGTTGTGCGACTTCCCGGAGCACGTGGCTGCGGTGGACGAAAACGCGACGGAATGCGGCCGGGCCGCGGTGGATTTTCTCGTCGGCATGATCCATCGCGGCGAGCGAGGCGTTCCGCGCTTTCCCCAGCGCCTGTTGACGGAGGGTTTCTGGAAACCCGGCAAGACGCTGCCCCGGAAACGCGCGGCTGCCGGACGGTGA
- a CDS encoding LacI family transcriptional regulator, producing MTRARVTTRDIAARVGVHYSTVSLALRNSPRLRPELAARIRAVAEELGYSPDPVLSALNVYRKGRQSTRYQSTIAWINNWPVRDEMRRTVSAFDRYFLGASERARQLGYQLDDFWLHEPGMTPASARSILRARGVTGLVIAPQPHARTTLDLDLSDFSVLALGYSLQPARFHVVTNHQYQATQLLVSELQALGYRRIGLCLKEDWDEKVNNNFLSVFLLALHRMPARQRVPPLITRESDHGEFVRWFGKHRPDAVIAIDRLVKKWILGLGLRIPEDVGLANLNADPADPWWAGVHQNDWLIGATAADFLAGMLQRNERGIPPVPIRTLVESVWHPGESVRQQA from the coding sequence ATCACCCGGGCCCGGGTCACGACCCGCGACATCGCCGCCCGCGTCGGGGTGCATTACTCGACGGTCAGCCTGGCCCTGCGCAACAGCCCGCGGCTGAGACCCGAACTCGCTGCCCGCATCCGGGCCGTGGCCGAGGAACTCGGCTATTCGCCCGACCCGGTCCTCTCCGCGCTCAACGTTTACCGCAAGGGGCGCCAGTCCACCCGTTACCAGTCCACGATCGCGTGGATCAACAACTGGCCGGTACGCGACGAGATGCGCCGCACGGTCTCGGCCTTCGATCGCTACTTTCTGGGCGCCTCCGAACGGGCGCGGCAGCTCGGTTACCAGCTCGACGATTTCTGGCTCCACGAGCCGGGCATGACGCCGGCCTCCGCCCGCTCGATCCTCCGGGCGCGCGGCGTCACCGGCCTGGTCATCGCGCCGCAGCCGCATGCCCGCACCACGCTCGACCTCGATCTCTCGGATTTCTCCGTGCTGGCGCTCGGCTACAGCCTGCAGCCGGCGCGGTTTCACGTGGTCACCAATCACCAGTACCAGGCGACGCAGCTTCTGGTGAGCGAACTCCAGGCGCTCGGCTACCGGCGCATCGGCCTGTGCCTCAAGGAGGATTGGGACGAGAAGGTGAACAACAACTTCCTGAGCGTGTTCCTGCTCGCCCTCCACCGGATGCCCGCCCGCCAGCGCGTGCCGCCGCTGATCACCCGGGAGAGCGATCACGGGGAATTTGTCCGCTGGTTCGGCAAGCACCGGCCCGATGCCGTCATCGCCATCGACCGCCTGGTGAAAAAGTGGATACTCGGCTTGGGCCTGCGGATTCCGGAGGATGTGGGGCTGGCCAACCTCAATGCCGACCCGGCCGATCCTTGGTGGGCGGGCGTGCACCAGAACGACTGGCTCATCGGCGCGACGGCGGCCGATTTCCTCGCCGGCATGCTCCAGCGCAACGAACGCGGCATCCCGCCCGTGCCGATCCGCACGCTGGTGGAGAGCGTCTGGCACCCGGGCGAAAGCGTGCGACAGCAGGCGTGA
- a CDS encoding signal peptide protein encodes MDTTTGIPSPPPDPVTQQDISHLQLLSVFHYVVGAIGFLCACLPLIHVGLGVMMIVAPGTFSDGGQHAPPPAFLGYLFAGMGALFVLAGWAVAICTIISGWLIARRKKRLFSFVLACVLCLFTPFGTVLGVFTIIVLNRPSVQRLYQRS; translated from the coding sequence ATGGACACGACCACCGGAATCCCGTCCCCGCCGCCCGATCCCGTCACGCAACAGGATATCAGCCACCTGCAACTGCTGAGCGTGTTTCACTACGTCGTCGGCGCGATCGGTTTCCTGTGCGCATGCCTCCCGCTGATTCACGTGGGGCTGGGCGTCATGATGATCGTGGCCCCGGGCACGTTTTCGGACGGAGGACAACACGCGCCGCCGCCTGCCTTTCTCGGCTATCTCTTTGCCGGCATGGGCGCGCTCTTCGTGCTGGCTGGCTGGGCAGTCGCCATCTGCACGATCATTTCCGGATGGCTGATCGCCCGGCGGAAAAAACGCCTGTTCAGCTTCGTGCTGGCTTGCGTACTCTGTCTTTTCACGCCGTTCGGCACCGTTCTCGGCGTTTTTACGATCATTGTGCTCAACCGGCCCTCCGTGCAGCGACTTTACCAACGGTCCTGA
- a CDS encoding MFS transporter has translation MVFLLAFAAGATVANIYYSQPLLNEIAGAFGTSVAATGVITVATQLGYASGLLLIVPLGDTFERRRLIVSSILATAGALLAAAFSPTLHVLVALSYLLGLACVSPQLIVPYAATFAAPERRGRVVGTVMGGLLVGILVSRSVSGIVGAHLGWQGMYFIGAGAMVALAVGLRWKLPPQHPHEPVRLRELLTSLWPILKREPVLQRHLLIGAAGFGAFSVFWTTLSFYLAARPEHYGSEVAGLFGLIGVAGALVAPVSGRLSDRFSARAVNGVALVVMVVSFAMMALADRSLAWLVAGVFLMDAGAQGSQISNQSRIYALSPALRNRINAIYMVGYFIGGALGSAAGSWALQQGGWTGVCLAGGGLGVLGLVALFLPLGGNRREG, from the coding sequence CTGGTGTTTCTCCTCGCCTTCGCGGCGGGCGCTACTGTCGCCAACATCTATTACAGCCAGCCGCTGCTCAACGAGATCGCCGGAGCGTTCGGCACGAGCGTGGCGGCCACCGGCGTCATCACCGTGGCCACGCAACTCGGCTACGCGAGCGGACTGCTCCTCATCGTGCCGCTGGGCGACACCTTCGAGCGGCGGCGGCTGATCGTCTCGTCGATCCTCGCCACGGCCGGGGCGTTGCTGGCGGCGGCGTTTTCACCGACGCTGCACGTGCTCGTCGCGCTCAGTTACCTGCTCGGGCTGGCATGCGTGTCGCCACAACTGATCGTGCCGTATGCGGCCACGTTTGCGGCGCCGGAGCGGCGCGGACGTGTGGTGGGCACGGTCATGGGCGGGCTGCTCGTGGGCATCCTCGTGTCGCGCTCGGTGAGCGGGATCGTCGGCGCGCATCTCGGCTGGCAGGGCATGTACTTCATCGGCGCGGGCGCGATGGTGGCGCTCGCGGTCGGGCTGCGCTGGAAACTGCCGCCGCAACATCCGCACGAACCGGTGCGGCTGCGCGAGTTGCTGACCTCGCTCTGGCCGATCCTGAAGCGGGAGCCGGTGCTGCAACGCCACTTGCTGATCGGAGCGGCGGGATTCGGCGCGTTCAGCGTGTTCTGGACCACGCTGTCGTTTTACCTCGCGGCGCGTCCCGAGCACTACGGCAGCGAGGTGGCGGGATTGTTCGGGCTGATCGGCGTGGCGGGCGCGCTGGTGGCGCCAGTGTCGGGGCGGTTGTCGGACCGGTTTTCCGCACGGGCGGTCAACGGGGTCGCGCTGGTCGTCATGGTGGTGTCGTTTGCGATGATGGCGCTCGCGGACCGTTCGCTGGCGTGGCTGGTGGCGGGCGTGTTTTTGATGGATGCCGGCGCGCAGGGCAGCCAGATCTCCAACCAGAGCCGCATCTACGCGCTGTCGCCCGCGCTGCGCAACCGGATCAACGCGATCTACATGGTAGGCTACTTCATCGGCGGCGCGCTCGGCTCGGCCGCCGGTTCATGGGCGCTGCAACAGGGCGGCTGGACCGGCGTTTGTCTGGCCGGCGGCGGCCTGGGAGTGTTGGGACTGGTGGCGTTGTTCCTGCCCCTTGGCGGGAACCGGCGGGAGGGGTGA
- a CDS encoding histidyl-tRNA synthetase — translation MAQFQSLPGFREFYPDAFMRRNHIFRRWRQAAHAFGFQEYDAPVLESLDLYKAKSGDEIEAQLFSFTDKGGREVALRPEMTPTVCRLVGAKANALKRPIKWFSIGEFYRYERAQKGRERAFFQLNCDLFGEPGPEAEIELIGLLVQCIRQFGLTAADFYVRLSDRNLWFYYLEALGFSDAQTRSLLGAIDKYEKIGDDAFKPYAEAHGALDPALKEKVLEFLGVKSLPALEKILAPHIAANAAAGEKLTARLADWRKLLGGLEAMELGEFIEVDFGVVRGLAYYTGFVFEAFDRKGELRAIAGGGRYNDLVGKLGYGDLPAAGFAIGDVTMALLLEQRGLTPAWVQATDVYVVIGGEAERRTAFGAIGELRAAGYRVEYPLKEVAFGKQFKAAAESGAKLALIFGGDEVAKGVVKIRDLGDRSEHDVPREQLAATVRDFFTGGQR, via the coding sequence ATGGCCCAGTTCCAGTCACTGCCCGGTTTTCGCGAATTTTATCCCGACGCTTTCATGCGCCGGAATCACATCTTCCGCAGGTGGCGGCAGGCGGCGCATGCGTTCGGGTTTCAGGAATACGACGCTCCGGTCCTCGAATCGCTCGATCTTTACAAGGCCAAGTCCGGCGACGAGATCGAGGCGCAGCTTTTCAGTTTCACCGACAAGGGCGGCCGCGAAGTCGCGCTCCGGCCGGAAATGACGCCCACGGTCTGCCGCCTCGTCGGCGCGAAAGCCAACGCGCTGAAGCGTCCAATAAAATGGTTCAGCATTGGCGAATTTTACCGCTACGAGCGCGCCCAGAAGGGACGCGAGCGGGCGTTTTTCCAGCTCAATTGCGACCTGTTCGGCGAACCCGGCCCGGAGGCCGAGATCGAACTCATCGGGTTGCTCGTGCAATGCATCCGCCAGTTCGGGCTCACCGCGGCGGATTTTTATGTGCGGCTCAGCGATCGCAATCTGTGGTTCTACTACCTGGAAGCGCTCGGCTTCTCCGACGCGCAGACACGCAGCCTGCTCGGCGCGATCGACAAATACGAAAAAATCGGGGACGACGCCTTCAAACCGTATGCCGAGGCTCACGGCGCGCTCGATCCGGCGCTGAAGGAAAAGGTCCTCGAATTTCTCGGCGTGAAAAGCCTGCCGGCGCTCGAAAAAATCCTCGCGCCGCACATCGCCGCCAACGCCGCCGCCGGCGAGAAACTCACGGCGCGTCTGGCCGACTGGCGCAAGCTGCTCGGAGGGCTCGAGGCGATGGAGCTGGGCGAATTCATCGAGGTGGATTTCGGCGTCGTGCGCGGCCTGGCCTACTACACGGGCTTCGTGTTCGAGGCGTTCGACCGCAAGGGCGAGTTGCGCGCCATCGCGGGCGGCGGGCGTTACAACGACCTCGTCGGCAAGCTCGGCTACGGTGACCTGCCGGCCGCGGGTTTCGCCATCGGCGACGTGACGATGGCGCTGTTGCTCGAGCAGCGCGGCCTCACCCCCGCCTGGGTGCAGGCGACCGATGTCTACGTGGTGATCGGCGGCGAGGCGGAACGGCGGACGGCGTTTGGCGCGATCGGCGAACTGCGCGCGGCCGGCTACCGGGTGGAGTATCCCTTGAAAGAAGTGGCCTTCGGCAAACAGTTCAAGGCCGCCGCCGAATCGGGGGCGAAGCTCGCGCTGATTTTCGGCGGCGACGAGGTCGCGAAGGGCGTGGTCAAGATTCGCGACCTCGGCGACCGCAGCGAACATGACGTACCGCGCGAACAACTGGCCGCTACCGTGCGGGACTTTTTTACAGGCGGGCAGCGGTAG
- a CDS encoding glycosyl transferase family 2, with product MKSFFIVIYACTLGGLLFFALHRLKMLWLYARYSHRKPVPPPLSGPLPRVCIQLPLYNEPLVVEALLEKVSAIRWGAAGDNAGSRAGENGNPAGKGRDDSGKLVIQILDDSTDETSGIIERWLAAHPEQAARMQHIRRVDRHGYKAGALTHGMALTDAAFFAIFDADFRPEPDFLEQLMPHFMDRKIGVVQARWEFANRKSSLLTRFQGVFLDAHFVVEQEARFAAGLFFNFNGTAGIWRRRALEEAGGWSDDTVTEDLDVSYRAQLRGWKFIYRADYAVPSELPESMTAFKSQQRRWTKGGMQVMRKQLATIMRSDAPSRSKQEATLHLLVGFVHPLLVMFALCFVPYLILAGQHPTGLWEFFNPVIALVIGAGSVAFYITAQYFRQREWKEGVLWFLTSPIFMAFGLAMSVTGTVAVIEGLCQRGGEFVRTPKGGRAVNIGSIMGKMRTRTLFLAITLVELALGSLMAFGALYFETVDQDMLAVLLCVKATGFFGLAAFSAGDVLPRWFPALARG from the coding sequence ATGAAATCTTTTTTTATCGTCATCTACGCCTGCACACTGGGAGGCCTGCTCTTTTTTGCCCTGCATCGTCTGAAAATGCTCTGGCTGTACGCGCGTTACAGCCACCGCAAGCCGGTGCCGCCGCCGCTGTCCGGTCCGCTGCCGCGCGTATGCATCCAGCTTCCGCTTTACAATGAACCGCTTGTCGTCGAGGCGCTGCTGGAGAAGGTGTCCGCGATCCGCTGGGGCGCTGCCGGTGACAACGCGGGCAGCAGGGCAGGGGAGAACGGAAATCCGGCCGGAAAGGGGCGAGACGATTCCGGCAAGCTCGTGATCCAGATTCTCGACGATTCCACCGACGAGACGTCCGGCATCATCGAACGCTGGCTGGCTGCGCATCCGGAGCAGGCCGCCCGCATGCAGCATATCCGCCGGGTTGACCGGCACGGCTACAAGGCCGGTGCGCTCACGCATGGCATGGCGCTGACCGATGCGGCGTTTTTCGCCATTTTCGACGCCGACTTCCGCCCGGAGCCCGATTTTCTGGAGCAACTCATGCCGCATTTCATGGACCGCAAGATCGGCGTCGTCCAGGCGCGCTGGGAATTTGCCAACCGCAAGTCCAGCCTCCTCACCCGCTTCCAGGGCGTGTTTCTCGATGCGCACTTCGTGGTCGAACAGGAGGCGCGTTTCGCGGCCGGGTTGTTTTTCAATTTCAACGGCACCGCGGGCATCTGGCGCCGGCGCGCGCTCGAGGAGGCGGGCGGCTGGTCCGACGACACGGTCACCGAGGACCTCGACGTCAGCTACCGCGCGCAGCTTCGCGGCTGGAAGTTTATCTACCGTGCCGACTACGCCGTGCCCTCCGAGCTCCCCGAGAGCATGACGGCATTCAAGTCGCAGCAACGCCGCTGGACCAAGGGCGGCATGCAGGTGATGCGCAAGCAGCTCGCCACCATCATGCGCAGCGACGCGCCCTCGCGCAGCAAGCAGGAAGCGACGCTCCACCTGCTGGTCGGCTTCGTGCATCCGCTGCTCGTGATGTTCGCCCTCTGTTTCGTGCCTTACCTGATCCTCGCCGGACAACATCCGACGGGCCTGTGGGAGTTTTTCAATCCGGTGATCGCGCTCGTGATCGGCGCCGGCAGCGTCGCCTTTTATATCACCGCGCAGTACTTCCGGCAGCGCGAATGGAAGGAGGGCGTGCTCTGGTTCCTGACCTCGCCGATTTTCATGGCGTTTGGTCTGGCGATGAGCGTGACCGGCACCGTGGCGGTGATCGAAGGGCTGTGCCAGCGCGGCGGTGAATTCGTGCGCACGCCCAAGGGCGGCCGCGCCGTCAATATCGGCAGCATCATGGGAAAAATGCGCACCCGCACCCTGTTCCTCGCGATCACCCTGGTGGAGCTGGCGCTCGGTTCGCTGATGGCTTTTGGCGCGCTGTATTTCGAGACCGTCGACCAGGACATGCTGGCCGTGCTGCTTTGCGTGAAGGCGACCGGATTTTTCGGACTCGCGGCCTTCAGTGCCGGCGATGTGCTGCCGCGCTGGTTCCCGGCGCTGGCCCGCGGGTAG
- a CDS encoding LysR family transcriptional regulator — protein MQIENFKIFADLVETKSFSKAAKINNITQSAVSQQARAMERHFKALLIDRSQKQFQLTREGQCVYESAKELLYAYDRLSSDLQELKRVISGTIRISTIYSIGLHELPPFIKRFLHDYPAVNIRVEYRRSNLVYDDILHNSVDFGLVAFPQRQRAIEIIPFRNDRLVLITHPNHPLAHAGEVSVRELAEQKFIGFDPDIPTRKAIDTIFREHRLEIDPVMEFDNIETVKRAVEIDHGVAIVPFATVTQEARQGTLSVLNLKGKDFSRPLAILHRKGRVLTPAMKKFIETLGMDLALTQEPG, from the coding sequence ATGCAAATCGAGAATTTTAAAATCTTCGCGGACCTCGTCGAGACGAAGAGCTTTTCCAAGGCGGCAAAAATAAACAACATCACCCAGTCCGCTGTCAGCCAGCAGGCCCGTGCGATGGAGCGGCATTTCAAAGCGTTGCTTATCGACCGCAGTCAAAAGCAGTTCCAGCTGACGCGCGAAGGGCAGTGTGTTTACGAGTCCGCCAAGGAGTTGCTCTACGCCTACGACCGGCTCTCCTCCGATTTGCAGGAGCTCAAGCGCGTCATCAGCGGCACGATCCGCATCTCCACCATCTACTCGATCGGCTTGCACGAGTTGCCGCCGTTCATCAAGCGGTTCCTCCACGATTATCCGGCGGTCAACATCCGCGTGGAATACCGGCGCTCCAATCTCGTTTACGACGACATCCTGCACAACTCGGTCGATTTCGGGCTGGTCGCCTTTCCGCAGCGGCAGCGCGCGATCGAGATCATCCCGTTCCGCAACGACCGGCTTGTGCTCATCACGCATCCCAACCACCCCCTGGCCCATGCCGGCGAGGTTTCCGTGCGCGAACTGGCGGAGCAGAAATTCATCGGATTCGATCCGGATATCCCGACGCGCAAGGCCATCGACACGATCTTCCGCGAACACCGGCTGGAAATCGATCCGGTGATGGAATTCGACAACATCGAAACGGTGAAACGCGCGGTCGAGATCGATCACGGCGTGGCCATCGTGCCGTTTGCCACTGTCACACAGGAAGCCCGGCAGGGAACGCTTTCGGTGCTCAACCTCAAGGGGAAGGATTTTTCCCGTCCGCTCGCGATCCTGCACCGCAAGGGACGCGTGCTGACGCCTGCTATGAAAAAATTTATCGAAACACTCGGGATGGATCTCGCTCTTACCCAGGAGCCGGGTTGA
- a CDS encoding transposase: MTAASADTIAALATPAGTAAIALIRISGPACADLAVALFGKLPSPRLATHADCRDLSGQTLDDVLVTRFPAPRSYTGEDSLEISCHGNPLIARLILDDLLRRGCRAAHPGEFTRRAFLNGRLDLAQAEAVMDLIHARSERALAAANRQLRGSLGRHLATLTEALLLALARIEAYIDFPDEDLPAEDRAIVATEIETVLRGTNRLLATHRYGEILREGIKTVIIGEPNAGKSSLLNRLVGSDRALVSSEPGTTRDFIEERILVGPHCLRLIDTAGLNPSPAALEKLGIEKTLERAAEADLFLWVQDATLPPPALPSGIAARLTSGNTLVLRNKSDLPLSLPPPPSPAFLTLPVSALTGAGLDELSASIAGLADSLAPDAGDELIAVNARHADALRRALDCLGEARHKLAIEGPTELLASDLRGALDALGEISGKIDNERMLDHLFATFCIGK; this comes from the coding sequence ATCACCGCAGCCTCTGCCGACACCATCGCCGCCCTCGCCACGCCGGCCGGCACCGCCGCCATTGCCCTCATCCGCATCAGCGGACCCGCTTGCGCCGACCTCGCCGTCGCCCTCTTCGGCAAACTCCCCTCCCCTCGCCTCGCCACCCACGCCGACTGCCGCGATCTCTCCGGCCAGACGCTCGACGACGTCCTCGTCACCCGCTTCCCCGCTCCCCGTTCCTATACCGGCGAAGACAGCCTCGAAATTTCCTGCCATGGCAATCCCCTCATCGCCCGGCTCATTCTCGACGACCTCCTCCGCCGCGGCTGCCGGGCGGCTCACCCCGGCGAATTTACCCGCCGCGCGTTCCTCAACGGTCGCCTCGACCTCGCCCAGGCCGAAGCCGTCATGGACCTCATCCACGCCCGCAGCGAACGCGCCCTCGCCGCGGCCAACCGCCAGCTCCGCGGCAGCCTCGGCCGCCACCTCGCCACCCTCACCGAAGCCCTTCTCCTCGCCCTCGCCCGGATCGAAGCCTACATCGATTTTCCCGATGAAGACCTGCCGGCCGAAGACCGCGCCATCGTCGCCACCGAAATCGAAACTGTTCTACGTGGAACAAACCGTCTCCTCGCCACTCACCGGTATGGGGAAATCCTCCGCGAAGGCATCAAGACGGTCATCATCGGTGAACCCAACGCCGGCAAAAGCTCCCTTCTGAACCGGCTTGTCGGCAGCGACCGTGCCCTGGTTTCCTCCGAACCCGGCACCACGCGTGATTTCATCGAGGAGCGTATTCTCGTCGGCCCCCATTGCCTGCGCCTGATCGATACCGCCGGCCTCAACCCGTCTCCGGCCGCTCTCGAAAAGCTCGGTATCGAAAAAACCCTCGAACGCGCCGCCGAAGCCGACCTTTTCCTCTGGGTGCAGGATGCCACCCTCCCCCCCCCCGCCCTGCCGTCCGGAATTGCCGCCCGCCTCACCTCCGGAAACACCCTCGTCCTCCGCAACAAATCCGATCTTCCCCTCTCCCTCCCGCCCCCCCCCTCCCCTGCTTTCCTTACCCTTCCCGTATCCGCCCTTACCGGCGCCGGCCTCGACGAGCTCAGCGCAAGCATTGCCGGCCTTGCCGACTCCCTCGCGCCCGACGCCGGCGATGAACTCATCGCCGTCAACGCCCGCCATGCCGATGCCCTTCGCCGCGCCCTCGATTGCCTGGGTGAAGCTCGCCACAAACTTGCGATCGAGGGTCCCACAGAACTCCTCGCCAGCGATCTTCGCGGCGCCCTCGATGCCCTCGGCGAGATTTCCGGCAAGATCGACAACGAACGCATGCTCGATCACCTTTTCGCCACCTTCTGCATCGGGAAGTAG